One Cellulomonas sp. Y8 DNA segment encodes these proteins:
- a CDS encoding PASTA domain-containing protein, with amino-acid sequence MNMSIARAGRRTTRTLSVAAAAVATVSLLAACASGEGSTSAGSASDDTTSAAETKDVQVIDQTNLLLATAQETLEARGLEVQAADASGQGRPIDDPTQWVVVTQDPTSGTVEAGTEVTLTVRMTTDPVG; translated from the coding sequence ATGAACATGTCCATCGCCCGAGCCGGTCGCCGGACCACGCGCACCCTCAGCGTGGCCGCCGCCGCCGTCGCGACGGTCTCCCTGCTCGCCGCCTGCGCCTCCGGCGAGGGCAGCACGTCGGCGGGCTCCGCGTCCGACGACACCACCTCGGCCGCCGAGACCAAGGACGTCCAGGTCATCGACCAGACCAACCTGCTGCTCGCGACCGCGCAGGAGACGCTCGAGGCCCGCGGCCTCGAGGTCCAGGCGGCCGACGCGTCCGGCCAGGGCCGGCCGATCGACGACCCGACCCAGTGGGTCGTCGTCACGCAGGACCCCACGTCCGGCACCGTCGAGGCGGGCACCGAGGTCACGCTCACGGTCCGCATGACCACCGACCCGGTGGGCTGA
- a CDS encoding fructosamine kinase family protein, which produces MDTYRKRRAGAPPGFFACEAAGLRWLRVRGGAPVVEVLGVGADHLDLAALTEVPPSRRAARELGRGLAVTHDAGARRFGSPPDGWRGDGFFGPLDQPLPMPAGDHERWGAFLADCRIEPLAAAAERRRALGPDDVALLRRLADRLRAGGLDDDDTPARLHGDLWSGNVLWTPTGATLIDPAAHGGHRESDLAMLALFGFPHLTDVLDAYQEVHPLRRGWQHRVGLHQVYPVGMHAVLFGGGYAAQLRRLAAPYV; this is translated from the coding sequence ATGGACACGTACCGCAAGCGCCGTGCGGGCGCGCCCCCGGGGTTCTTCGCGTGCGAGGCCGCCGGGCTGCGGTGGCTGCGCGTGCGCGGCGGCGCACCGGTCGTGGAGGTGCTCGGGGTCGGCGCCGACCACCTGGACCTCGCGGCCCTGACCGAGGTGCCCCCGAGCCGTCGGGCGGCGCGCGAGCTGGGCCGCGGCCTCGCCGTCACGCACGACGCGGGCGCCCGCCGGTTCGGCAGCCCGCCCGACGGCTGGCGGGGCGACGGGTTCTTCGGTCCGCTCGACCAGCCGCTGCCCATGCCCGCGGGCGACCACGAGCGCTGGGGCGCGTTCCTTGCGGACTGCCGCATCGAGCCGCTGGCCGCGGCCGCCGAGCGGCGACGGGCGCTGGGGCCGGACGACGTCGCGCTGCTCCGTCGGCTCGCGGACCGGCTCCGGGCGGGCGGCCTCGACGACGACGACACCCCCGCGCGGCTGCACGGCGACCTCTGGTCCGGCAACGTGCTGTGGACTCCGACGGGAGCCACGCTGATCGACCCGGCCGCGCACGGGGGCCACCGGGAGTCCGACCTGGCGATGCTCGCGCTGTTCGGGTTCCCGCACCTCACCGACGTGCTCGACGCCTACCAGGAGGTGCACCCGCTGCGCCGTGGGTGGCAGCACCGGGTCGGCCTGCACCAGGTGTACCCGGTGGGGATGCACGCGGTGCTGTTCGGCGGCGGCTACGCCGCGCAGCTGCGCCGGCTCGCCGCGCCCTACGTCTGA
- a CDS encoding aminoglycoside phosphotransferase family protein has product MPPDADPILVSGAPPPGEARRAGPPSPTLPAALLQGAGRTPEGAAWLGRLPSLVDRAVHRWGLVLGDPFPSGSASWCAPARDAAGRDLVLKLSFPHDEARDEAAVLRAWGGRGAVPLVDADAGDWALLLGRARPGTPLRAVRVPAARRLAAAANVLRALHAAPAPAGLPALADVARRLADVAAERADRAARAGLRPDPGLLRAADATLRGVGPSAAPAPVTLHGDYNPGNLLLTGTGGGARWVAIDPKALTGDPAYDAWPLLEQVADPWRTGDPVRVLRDRLLLVADRAGLDAAGAARWAVARGAESALWSWHHGGGRRGAARELARVRDWARVADLLAG; this is encoded by the coding sequence GTGCCGCCCGACGCCGACCCGATCCTCGTGAGCGGCGCGCCGCCACCGGGGGAGGCGCGCCGTGCCGGGCCGCCGTCGCCGACGCTGCCCGCCGCCCTGCTCCAGGGGGCCGGGCGCACCCCGGAGGGTGCGGCCTGGCTCGGCCGGCTGCCGTCGCTGGTGGACCGCGCGGTCCACCGCTGGGGCCTGGTCCTGGGCGACCCGTTCCCGTCGGGCTCGGCGTCCTGGTGCGCGCCCGCCCGCGACGCCGCCGGCCGCGACCTGGTGCTCAAGCTGTCGTTCCCGCACGACGAGGCACGGGACGAGGCCGCGGTGCTGCGCGCCTGGGGCGGGCGCGGCGCGGTGCCCCTGGTCGACGCGGACGCGGGCGACTGGGCGCTGCTGCTCGGCCGGGCGCGACCCGGCACCCCGCTGCGGGCGGTGCGCGTGCCCGCGGCCCGGCGGCTGGCCGCGGCGGCGAACGTGCTGCGTGCCCTGCACGCCGCACCCGCCCCGGCGGGGCTGCCCGCGCTGGCGGACGTCGCCCGGCGGCTGGCGGACGTGGCGGCCGAGCGGGCGGACCGCGCGGCGCGCGCCGGGCTCCGGCCGGACCCGGGCCTGCTGCGGGCGGCGGACGCGACCCTGCGCGGCGTCGGACCCTCCGCCGCGCCGGCGCCCGTGACGCTGCACGGCGACTACAACCCGGGCAACCTGCTGCTGACCGGGACCGGCGGGGGAGCCCGGTGGGTCGCGATCGACCCCAAGGCGCTCACGGGCGACCCGGCCTACGACGCCTGGCCGCTGCTGGAGCAGGTCGCCGACCCCTGGCGCACCGGCGACCCGGTGCGCGTCCTGCGCGACCGCCTCCTCCTCGTCGCCGACCGCGCGGGGCTGGACGCCGCGGGCGCCGCGCGGTGGGCGGTCGCCCGCGGTGCGGAGTCCGCGCTGTGGTCCTGGCACCACGGCGGCGGCCGGCGCGGCGCCGCCCGCGAGCTGGCACGGGTGCGCGACTGGGCCCGGGTCGCGGACCTGCTCGCCGGCTGA
- a CDS encoding Lrp/AsnC family transcriptional regulator: protein MAKLSASLGATSVTPPNDLRPAPLDAVDRQLVRLLQEDGRMANNALAAAVGIAPSTCLARVRALRRAGVIRGFHADVDPEALGRGLRAMVAVRMAAGSRATLEPFARAVAARPEVLDVYFLAGADDFLLHVAVRDTDELRRFVVERLSDRPDVASTETSLVFDHLRGAVG, encoded by the coding sequence ATGGCCAAACTTTCTGCGAGTCTCGGTGCGACGTCGGTCACACCGCCGAACGATCTTCGACCCGCCCCGCTCGACGCGGTCGACCGGCAGCTGGTCCGGCTGCTCCAGGAGGACGGGCGGATGGCCAACAACGCGCTCGCCGCCGCCGTGGGCATCGCGCCGTCGACCTGCCTGGCGCGGGTCCGGGCGCTGCGCCGGGCCGGCGTGATCCGCGGGTTCCACGCGGACGTCGACCCCGAGGCCCTCGGCCGGGGTCTGCGGGCGATGGTCGCGGTCCGGATGGCGGCGGGCTCCCGGGCCACCCTGGAACCCTTCGCCCGGGCGGTCGCCGCGCGGCCGGAGGTGCTGGACGTGTACTTCCTCGCCGGCGCCGACGACTTCCTCCTGCACGTCGCGGTGCGCGACACCGACGAGCTGCGCCGGTTCGTCGTGGAGCGCCTGAGCGACCGGCCGGACGTCGCCTCGACCGAGACCAGCCTGGTGTTCGACCACCTCCGGGGCGCGGTGGGCTGA